CTTGATAAAATGACTCTTGTCGATGTCTGTCTATATAACTATTAGTAAAAAGAACattcataattttgattaattggttttgattgaaatataattttgttgACAGGTTGGTCAAAGGTTCTGTTTAAATCCGATTAAGATCTTtgaaggcaaaaaaaaaaaaaaacttttggaGGTAGTTGGAGGTCCCACCCTTTGCGAGAACCCATTCTAGGTATCTCCAAACCAGGTAGTGGCTTCTCACGCCACATTTTGCTGATGCACCCCTTTTAATCATATGAAAGTTTCTAattgttttcaattttgttCTTCAGATACGAGCATTGGAGAAAAGGAACAAAGCTGGAAATTTTGCAAAGAAAATAAAGGCAAAAACGAGAAGAAAGATGCATGACCTCTCCAACCCATTAGAACCTGATGAGTTTGCAGACATGTGGAAGGATGATGAATGATAAAGGTCGATCAAGTCTTTGTTATTTTTGTCTCTACTGTTCCttgttcttttttcttctctcccTCTTATGGATCAAAATGTGTTCTTCTGTTTTCATAGAATTGATAATTTCAGTGAGTAAAAAGTTCATTATTTTGCAATATAAAGTGCTTTTGTATCTTTATTGATGTCTATTTACATAAAGAagtatgtaaaaataaaatgtatcaGGACAAAATAACGACTCAGAGGATTGAACCAATTAGAAGAAGAAATCAACGGGTATTAGCGAGAGCCCAGTTAGCTTCAGTTCCTCTCCTAGGGATGGCATTGATCTTAGTACAAGCATCCACTTGGAAGTTTGCTCCACATATCACACCTTCGCTGTCAATCATCGGCATTGCCTTCATGTTGTTCTCGGGATGTTCAAAACTCTTAAGCCCGATCTCACTATGATACACACTCCCTGCAAAAACCTTAGCCTACGATATTGCAGTGGAGCCACTCAGGATGACGAATCAACACATTAAGTTAAGGAACTAATGTTTGGATAACGACAATCCGGAGGTTCATTACATTGAGGGGTTATATCAGTATATTTTCCACTACAAATCTATCAAATGACTCAACCATCCTTGCCAATCCGCAGATGAGAACTATGACAACGGTACATATTTTCATGATATATTAATGTTGTGCAGAAACAATTTTgaagaggaaaaagaatatttgaATAAGCTGTCTTCGAAAAATAATCAATATAAATCagatcaataaaaaataatacatacgAACCCGGCGCAAGACCACTAGTAAACAATAAACGgaatctctaaaactataaaaacgcGGAGCCAAGTAGTCCCTTGCTCGTGCGAGTTCCAAACTTCCGAGCTATCGTTCTCCGATTACAAATATGATAACCTGAGACCATCGCCGGCCTCAGGGACACACTACAGTCTCCGAGAGAGACTAATCCGCCATGACGAAATCGGAAAACTCAACAACTTGTAGCCATTTTTCTTTCGCAAAGATCCAACCGTCCGAGGATGCTGACGCCGATCCCGATTCGTACGCCCTCGAGAAATTCAAGCTCTACGAGACCAGAGCGGTAAGCTATAGCGATTTAGCAATTGAAAACCCCTAAGATTGAGTTTCGTGGATGTGTTCTTATTATATGTGTTTTGGGCAGCAGAGGCTTCAGTGTAACTCTAGTCTCCCATCCTAATCAGGCCTCTTTATGGATGAGAAATTTCATTTCTAGGCTAAGTTTGGATGCTTGCCTCTCTTGTTTTCTGTTAAACAGAGTGCCTTTTTATTCTGTAATTCTTTATCGCAGTTACTTGAAAAGGGGCGTGAATGATTGTGGAAGGGTGGCGAATGATGTTGAAACAGAACAACTTGTTTTTTTTGATGAAGAAGCTGGATCATGCAAGGGAAAAATGACCTCAGTGGTTTAGATGCGAGGATCAATTCCACTCTTGTGGTCGCAAGAGACCTCGAAATTTAGTCCCAAGCCTGATATTTTCTGTGAGAAACTAACGTAACATGCGCCTGTTATCTCTATTAGACGATTCTAACGTGTGTGTTATTGATATTCCTTTTCCTGGTTGTTTCGTCTCAGTACAGAGGTATGATCCTACCTACGAGTCAACCAAAATGCATTTTGAAGACCTGGTGAACCGATATGGGAATCCAATTATTGTGCTCAACTTAATCAagattagtttttaaatttaatgtacTTTTAAGCATGAGGCATTGAACACTTCCTTGCAAATATTCATACACTTTAGCGTAATGATTCTCACTTAAAATTTTCAACCATCTTATTAGGCCTTTCACTGGGAACTTTAGGAATGACTAGTAAAACTTGAATCTGGCTTTTTTAAGCGTTTAGTGGACGTTATTCCCTATAAGAAAGTAGAAAGATGGTTCATACTTTGGAAAATTAATAGAGATGTTGGTTCAAACCAAACCATgactttttttagaattttctaGACTTTCTCATCTGCAGTGAGATTCAGCTCAAGAGCCCCAATTGGCTGTTTGGTTCGAGAAAGCCTGAAGAAAGTGGCTCTGCCACAAAACCTGGCGCAGACGATAGTGAGAAAGGTGTGACATCGAGTGAGAGAGTCAACGATTTCTGCAACTTAGACTGGCTTTCTGAGCCAAACGATCATGAAGAATATATCTTCCAAAGGTACTACTGATTCGCCTTTTCCCTCCCTCCCTGAAATGTAACTTCCTTCAGAACGAATCTTTGAATTGTTTTTCCCCATTATAATTATGATTGGCAAACTCATCGTTGTATCACACACCCGTAACTATTGACCAAACAATGGTCTAACCACAGCTTGGCATTTTCGTaatcaagattttttttctctagttGC
The nucleotide sequence above comes from Brassica napus cultivar Da-Ae chromosome A9, Da-Ae, whole genome shotgun sequence. Encoded proteins:
- the LOC106451251 gene encoding phosphatidylinositol-3-phosphatase SAC1-like isoform X3 — encoded protein: MRGSIPLLWSQETSKFSPKPDIFLQSEIQLKSPNWLFGSRKPEESGSATKPGADDSEKGVTSSERVNDFCNLDWLSEPNDHEEYIFQSCIKSLLALYMYLSITSTNEANGWYGRMVVLSSVTKMKTAKSTDIMLNSVRFRFFFLLIYIHRLIDIFKYNSRVSFLCYSIYGTV
- the LOC106451251 gene encoding phosphatidylinositol-3-phosphatase SAC1-like isoform X4, with product MRLLSLLDDSNVCVIDIPFPGCFVSVQSEIQLKSPNWLFGSRKPEESGSATKPGADDSEKGVTSSERVNDFCNLDWLSEPNDHEEYIFQSCIKSLLALYMYLSITSTNEANGWYGRMVVLSSVTKMKTAKSTDIMLNSVRTPRKFFA